The following DNA comes from Microcella sp..
TCGAGATCGAGATTCCGAAGTTCGGCGAGCCCCCGCCCCTGGCGATTGACGTCTACTCGACGGTGAGCGACGACCACGCGCGACTGCAGGCGCTGACCCTCATGGCCCAGCTCGAGCAGTACACCGGCTGGAGCATCCGCCCCGATTTCACCGTCTGAATCTCTGACGCCTCTGGCGCGATGCGAGATAGCGAAATAGCATCACGACAGAGGCGGCACCCGAGGCCGCCCGCAGACGGGAGAGACCGATGAAGTTCGAGATCGTCAAAGGCAAGAGCGCGACCCAGCCGTACTTCTGGCGCATCGTGTCGTCGAATGGCCAGACCCTCGCGGTGAGCGAGAACTACAAGGCGAAGGCCTCGGCAAAGAGTGCGGTCGAGTCGGTCATGAAGCACGCGGCCGGAGCCACGGTCGTCGACCTGACCTAGCCGCTGCCTGACCTGACCTCTACGGCAGCAGGCGCGTCGGGCCGCGGAACAGGTAGGTCGTCTCGCGGATCGAGCCGAGGCCCAGCATGAGCATGAGCACGCGCGCGAGGCCCATACCGAAACCGCCGTGCGGCGGCACGCCGTAGCGGAAGAAGTCGAGGTAGAACTCGAGTTCTTCGGGCTCGAGTCCCTTCTCTTTCGCCTGCTCGATGAGCACGTCGATGCGGTGCTCACGCTGCGCGCCGGTCGAGATCTCGACGCCGTTGTAGAGCAGGTCGTAGCTGTTCGTGATGCTCGGGTCGCCCTCGCGGCGCATGTGGTAGAACGGCCGGATTCCGGTCGCGTAGTCGGTCACGAACACGAAGTCGTGACCGTGGTTGGCCTTCACCCACGCACTCAGTCGGCGCTCGCCCTCGGGGTCGAGATCGCCGTCGGCGCGCGGAATCTCGTAGCCCCCGTCGGCCACGATCTGGCGCGCCTCGGCGAGCGGGATGCGCGGGAACGGCGCGGTCGGCACGCTCAGCTCGACGCCGAACGCTGCCTCGATCGCGGCCCCGTGCTTCTCGACGACTGCGCCGAACGCCGCGGCCAGCAGCTGCTCGTGCATGGCCATGACGTCGTCGTGCGAGTCGATCCAGCTGATCTCAGCGTCGATCGAGGTGAACTCGGTCGCGTGGCGCGAGGTGAACGAGGGGTCGGCGCGGAAGGCCGGAGCGATCTCGAAGACCTTTCCGAAGCCGGCGGGCTGCGCCATCTGCTTGAAGAACTGCGGGCTCTGCGCGAGGTAAGCCTTCGTCTCGAAGTACTCCATCTCGAACAGCTCGGCGCGACTCTCTGACGCGCTCGCCATGAGCTTGGGGGTATGCAGCTCGATGAAGTCGCGCTCGACCCACCAGGTGCGCAGGGCGTGCTCGAACGTCGTCTGAACTTTGAAGATCAGCGAGGCCTCGGGGCGACGCAAGTCGAGAAAACGCCAGTCGAGCCGCTTGTCGAGGCTGGAGTCGTCGGCGATCGGCGTCTCGGCGAGGGCCTCGCTCACGACCTCTAGCGCGGCGATCTTCACCTCGATGCCGCCGAGCTTGACGCGCTCGTCGTGCTTGAGCTCGCCCGTGACGCGCACCATCGTGCCGTGCGCGAGCCCGCCGATGGTCTCGGTGAGCGCGGCGGCGGCGAGCTCCTCGGCCGAGGCACCGTCTTCGAGATCTCTCGTGGCCGGGTTGACCAGCTGCACGGCTCCCGACTCGTCGCGCAGAATGACGAACTGCACCTTCTTCTGATCACGCACGGTCTCGACCCATCCGGCGACGGTTACAGGGCCGTCGGGCAGGGGGGCGAGGTGCGCGATCACGGTGCGAGTCATGAGGCCCAAGCCTACCGGCGGGGCAGGGGATGCCCGCCGCCGCTCTCGGCGGCGACGCTGTGCTGCTGTGGCCGCCGCTCCCGGCGGCGACCAAGCCTGCGAACTCTAGACTGAAAGCATGCCCGCCGACCTGGTTCACCTCGTGCGCCACGGCGAGGTGCACAACCCCGATCGTGTGCTCTACGGGCGACTGCCGCACTTCGGGCTCAGTGACCTCGGGCACCGCATGGCTGCCGCGTCTGTGTCGCTGCTGGCGGGGCATCCGGTCACCGCGCTCTATGCCAGCCCGCTGCAGCGCGCGCAGGAATCGGCGGCGCCCTGGGCGGAGGGTTTCGGGCTCGACGTGCGCACCGAACCGCGCATCATCGAGCCGACCAACCGCTTCGAGGGCAAGCGCATGAACGGCCGCACTCTCTCTGACCCTCGCAACTGGCACTTGCTGCGCAACCCGCGGCTGCCGAGCTGGGGCGAGCCCTTCGCCGACATCGCAGCACGGATGCTCTCCGCCATGACCGATGCCCGCGCGTCTGTCGACTCGGGTGAGGTGGTCATGGTCAGCCACCAGTTGCCCATCTGGATGGCGCACCGCGCTCTCGCCGGAGAGCCCCTGCATCACGACCCCCGCAAGCGCCGTTGCTCGCTCTCGAGCGTCACGAGCTTCACCTGGGCCGACGGCCGCTTCACTGAGACCGACTATCAGCAGCCGAGTGCAGACTTGATCGCAGAGTCGACCGACCTGGGAGCAGTGTGAACCACCGAACCGCCGTGCGCCGCGCGAGCGCCCTCGCCCTCGCCGCGGCCGTGATCGTTCTCGCCGGCTGCACCTCGAGCGATCCGCTCGCGCAGCAGTATCGCGACGGCACCGGCCAGGGCTACATCTCGGGCGACGGCGCCTACACCGTCATCGCCGCGGCCGACCGGGGTGAGCCCGTCGAGTTCGCGGGGCTCATCGAGAACGGCGACTCGGTCTCGAGCGACGACTATCTCGGCGACGTGCTCGTCGTGAACTTCTGGTACGCCGGATGCCCTCCGTGCCGCCTCGAAGCCGCCGACCTCGAAGAGCTCTCGCAGCGGTTCGCCGCCGACGGCGTTAGCTTTCTCGGAGTCAACATCTACGACCAGGCGCCGACCGCCCTGTCATTCGCCAACGAGTTCGGCGTGACCTACCCCTCGATCCTCGACGTCAATGACGGGTCTGTGCGCCTCGCCTTCGCGGGCCAGGTCGCACCCAACGCCGTGCCGACGACTCTCGTGCTCGACCAGCAGGGCAGGGTTGCCGCGCGCATCTCGGGGCTGCTCACAGAGCCGAGCGTGTTGCGGTCGATGATCACCGACGTGCTCGCCGAAGCGCAGTGATCACGCTCGCGGCCGCCGTCAACCCGATCGGTGAGATCGTGCTGAGTGGCAACCTGCTGCTCGCGTTGCCGATCGCGCTCGCCGCGGGGTTTCTCGCGTTCGCCTCGCCGTGCGTGCTGCCGCTCGTTCCGGGCTACCTCGCCTACATCGGCGGTTTCACGCGTGCTGAAGAATTCGAGAAGGGCCGCGGCCGGCTGTTGCT
Coding sequences within:
- a CDS encoding YegP family protein, with amino-acid sequence MKFEIVKGKSATQPYFWRIVSSNGQTLAVSENYKAKASAKSAVESVMKHAAGATVVDLT
- a CDS encoding histidine phosphatase family protein; its protein translation is MPADLVHLVRHGEVHNPDRVLYGRLPHFGLSDLGHRMAAASVSLLAGHPVTALYASPLQRAQESAAPWAEGFGLDVRTEPRIIEPTNRFEGKRMNGRTLSDPRNWHLLRNPRLPSWGEPFADIAARMLSAMTDARASVDSGEVVMVSHQLPIWMAHRALAGEPLHHDPRKRRCSLSSVTSFTWADGRFTETDYQQPSADLIAESTDLGAV
- the aspS gene encoding aspartate--tRNA(Asn) ligase codes for the protein MTRTVIAHLAPLPDGPVTVAGWVETVRDQKKVQFVILRDESGAVQLVNPATRDLEDGASAEELAAAALTETIGGLAHGTMVRVTGELKHDERVKLGGIEVKIAALEVVSEALAETPIADDSSLDKRLDWRFLDLRRPEASLIFKVQTTFEHALRTWWVERDFIELHTPKLMASASESRAELFEMEYFETKAYLAQSPQFFKQMAQPAGFGKVFEIAPAFRADPSFTSRHATEFTSIDAEISWIDSHDDVMAMHEQLLAAAFGAVVEKHGAAIEAAFGVELSVPTAPFPRIPLAEARQIVADGGYEIPRADGDLDPEGERRLSAWVKANHGHDFVFVTDYATGIRPFYHMRREGDPSITNSYDLLYNGVEISTGAQREHRIDVLIEQAKEKGLEPEELEFYLDFFRYGVPPHGGFGMGLARVLMLMLGLGSIRETTYLFRGPTRLLP
- a CDS encoding TlpA family protein disulfide reductase; translation: MRRASALALAAAVIVLAGCTSSDPLAQQYRDGTGQGYISGDGAYTVIAAADRGEPVEFAGLIENGDSVSSDDYLGDVLVVNFWYAGCPPCRLEAADLEELSQRFAADGVSFLGVNIYDQAPTALSFANEFGVTYPSILDVNDGSVRLAFAGQVAPNAVPTTLVLDQQGRVAARISGLLTEPSVLRSMITDVLAEAQ